ATTAAACTTtaataaatgtataatattttattaatttgctgACGTTTTGactttaatttaacatttaactTGCATCTTaaagtgcaatatatatatatatatatatatattgtttaaaaaataaatatatttttatatatatttacatatgtataaaaaattaataatacaaaaaaaccaTTTGTTTAgatcatttatcttatttttaaacTTTTAGCCCATTTTCATGTACGAAATAAATCccatttctgtcaaaattaaattttaaatgaCGTTTTTGCATCATTCGTGTACAAAAGTCGTCTTATCTGAACTatttggttttatatatatatatatatatatatatatatatatatatatatatatatatatatatatatatatatatataaaaataaaacctatatatatatatatatataaaaccaaatAGTTCAGATAAGACGActtttgtacatatacatatatatatatatatatatatatatatatatatatatatatatatatatatatatatatatatatatatatcaccaaaTAGTTCAGATAAGACGACTTTTGTACACGAATGatgcaaaaaagtcattaaaaatgtcatttttacaGAAAATGGGATTTATTTCGTACATGAAAATGGGCTAAAAgtttaaaaataagataaatgatctaaacaaatgataataaaatatattagtaCATTTATAAAACCGAACTTGTCCATTAAACTTGAATAAATgtataatattttattaatttactgacttttttactttaatttaacatttaactTGCATCttaaagtgcaatatatgtatgtatatatatatatatatatatatatatttttttttttttttttagttttttttttttttacacaaaatgggATTTATTTCGTACATGAAAATGGGCTAAAAgtttaaaaataagataaatgatctaaacaaatgataataaaatatattagtaCATTTATAAAAACGAACTTGTCCATTAAGCTTGAATAAATGTATAGTATTTTattaatttactgactttttgactttaatttaacatttaactTGCATCTTAAAGTgcagtgtatatttatatatatatatatatatatatatatatatatatatatatatatatatatatatatatatatatatatatatatatataaacaaatagttCAGATAAGACGACTTTTGTACACAAATGatgcaaaaaagtcattaaaaatgtcatttttacaGAAAATGGGATTTATTTTGTATATGAAAATGGGCTAAAAgtttaaaaataagataaatgatctgaacaaatgataataaaatacattagTACATTTATAAAACCGAACTTGTCCATTAAACTTGAATAAATgtataatattttattaatttactgacttttactttaatttaacatttaactTGCATCTTAaagtgcagtatatatatatatatatatatatatatatatatatatatatatatatatatatatatatatatatatatatatatatatatatatatatatatatatatatatatgtatgtgtatatatatatatatatatatatatttatttattttttagttttattttttttacacaaaatgggATTTATTTCGTACATGAAAATGGGCTAAAAgtttaaaaataagataaatgatccaaacaaatgataataaaatatattagtaCATTTATAAAAACGAACTTGTCCATTAAACTGGAATAAATGTATAATGTTTTattaatttactgactttttgaCTAATTTAACATTTAACTTGCATCTTAaagtgcagtatatatatatatatacatatatatatatatatatatatatatatatatatatatatatatatatatatatatatatatatatttttttttttttttttttttttttttattattttttttttttttagttttattttttttacacaaaatgggATTTATTTCGTACATGAAAATGGGCTAAAAgtttaaaaataagataaatgatctaaacaaatgataataaaatatattagtaCATTTATAAAAACGAACTTGTCCATTAAACtggaataaatgtaaattttattaatttactgactttttgaCTAATTTAACATTTAACTTGCATCTTAaagtgcagtatatatatatatatatatatatatatatatatatatatatatatatatatatatatatatatataattttttttatttttattttttactttaatttaacatttaactTGCATCATaaagtgcaatatatatatatatatatatatatatatatatatatatattgcactttATGAtgcaagttaaaagttaaagtgcaatatatatatatattgcactttATGATGCAagttaaatgttaaattaaagtcaaaaaaaaaaaatatatatatatatatatatatatatatatatatatatatatatataacttgcatcatattgatatatatatatatatatatatattgcactttATGATGCAagttaaatgttaaattaaagtcaaaaagtcagtaaattaataaaatatacatttatttaagtTTAATGGACAAGTTCGTTTTTATGAATgtactaatatatatttattatcatttgtttagatcatttatctttttttaaactttaagccCATTTTCATGTACGAAATAAATcccattttctgtcaaaattaaattttaaatgaCTTTTTTGCATCATTCGTGTACAAAAGTCGTCTTATCTGaactatttgtttatatatatatatatatatatatatatatatatatatatatatatatatatatatatatatattatatatatatatatatatatatatatatatatatatatatatatatataacaactaGTGAAGATATAAGATGACTTTGCTCCACGAAAGATGCAAACGATCATTTAAAATGTCATTTTTACACAAAATGGGATTTATTTCGTACATGAAAATGGGCTAAAAgtttaaaaataagataaatgatcCAAACAAacgataataaaatatattaataaatatataaaaacgaACTTGACCATTAAAGTGTTTCAAAACTTTTATAAATGCtggattttatatattttttaaattagtttttcaTCATAAAGTGTCCTTTTTACTTTAATTTAACGAAAACTTCCGTTTTAAAAATAGTGAAGACTTTTGTACATaaaatatatgcaaaaaaaaaagttgtaaaatataaattaaacacttgtcaataaaatatatataatttaagcaATTTAATTAATAGAATATTTGGAAACGAATTTTAAGTACAAGAGTTTTTAAAAACTTATAAATGcaggatttattttttaaattattgtcatGTATTTTATTTCACTATAAACTTGACGTTTAAAATCTAATATTTATACAAAGAGTAATAATAATGATCCAATACAGATTAAAATAAGTTAAATTATCCAAATatctgtaataaaatatatatttattttacagaatattaaaaaactaattttaggTAATCCTGTCCATTAAAGTTTTTCAACACTTttataaatgttattatttttttaactgtaataaaTATAGCTACTCATTAAATATCATCAATTTATTTTTCAGAATATTTAAAGACGCATTTGAGGTATTTCTGTACATTAAAGTTTATcaacacattttaaatgttttttttttttttaaactgtaataaATATAgatgttaattaattaattaattaaatatttcagAATATTTAAAAACGTTTGGccttgtgatgagatggcgacttgtccagggtgtacactgccttccgcccgaatgtagcttgGGATAATAGCCCcacctccccgcgaccccgaacgggacaagcggtagaaaaatggatggatttaaaaacgTTATTTTAAACTTTTATAAATGTATGATTTGTTAGTATTgtttaattattacatttgtattgTTTACACTGTCATTTGTTTAATATCTTTATTAACTTCCGttattaaatgtaataaatacacaaatagtCAACTTTTCTACATTAAAAAGATGCTAAAAATCATTCGATATTTGTCAATAAAATCTggaaacaaaacatttaattatTCAATAAAATCATTGATTTTTCAGACTTTAATTGGGTTGTCCATAAAAGTTTCTCAAAACTTTTgtattactttttatttatttaacttttagaactatatgctatatatatatatatatatatatatatatatttttaatgccaACAACACAGTAATCCAGTGGCGATTAAAATATGATAAACTGTCTAAAAACTAGAATATTATTCAATAATTATCAGCTATTTAATTGACAGAATATGCAAAAACGTTGTTGTATGTTTGTACttattaatattttatatccTGCATTAATAaactttattttcaaatgtaatattacaattattaacttttattttaaaataatattacaattattaacttctattttaaaatgtaatattacaattattaacttctattttaaaatattacaattattaacttttattttaaaatgtaatattacaattattaacttttgttttaaaataatattacaaTTACTAACCACTTTTGCATATAAAAAATATTCCGATGTCAATCGACGATGTGAACAATCAGAATatagaaaataaacattttaggaaacatttttctaaacttgttttatttattatattttctatCATCATATTTGTAATATGTATCATTTATGTCGTTTCAAATATAAATCAGgtattacggtaaaaaaaataaaaattccagaaTTTGACCATAAAGTATTATTGATACCGTTTTTCCTTttacaataattcactgtaaaaaaaaaaaagaataaagacCGTAAAATTCTgctaatttttactgtaaaacatagattttataaaactaaatattgactatttattcaatatatttgtcttttgaaaatattaataaagatggatgaatggaggaGGAGATGGGGGAGGGGCCAGGGGATGCTTGGGGGGGCTCGGTGCCTCTTCGTTACCATGGCAACCACGACATTTTGGATGCGAAAAACTCTTTTTGTCTCCTTTCTAAATTTCAGAACGTGATAAAAGTTCCGACGAGAAGCAACAATCGACATTTTAGCCCGCCTTAAATCGACGTTAAATTAAATTCACTAAATAActcaaattattaacatattttttatactttatttGTACTTTTAGAGGACATTTCCACCAATTTGCCCTGCACGAAAAAGGCAGGAAATATCAATAATCACTTTTTCTGTCCTTAAGTTGATTTAGCATTTAATAATACTGAAGTAAAAACAAACTTTGTTGAGTAAAGAGAACGAAAGTTGCGTAAAATCCTCAAAATGAAACCAAAACGTCAAAAAGCTCATAAACTCtttcaatatattttttatttattaatttatttgttttgtagTTTCATCGAAGTaatacctatttttttttttttttttttttttttttggacaacccCCATTCTCCAAAATATGCTAATGAAATATTAACAAAGAAAGTGTCGAACAATGGCGTCAACTTGGTTTCACTTTTCTATTCCATGCCTTTTTATTTATTaactttcatttattttaaaaactcttaaatacatattttttttaactttgtcgacgtcttatgtttgtttttttttgtttcgcaatattttccaaatcgaaaaaaataaataatcatcttTGAAAAACAAAGTTTGTGTGTAAAAATCGGATATGATCGAATTATTATTAATGCGTAgttattaatcattttgcaataatCGCCTTGTCATTGATTCGTGTATCGATCTAACGAAGTTAGAAGGGGGGGGAGGGGTtcacaaaaaatgatttaaaggcttaaaaaatgtgttagcATTTCTAAAACTTTTCACCCGAAAAGTTTTCGCACAATTCATCAAATTCacgcaaaaaaaaagatttattttgAAGGCCAAATGGGCGCCTTTTTCTTCTCACTATTGTTTGGAAGGGGGGTCGTTTTTGCTTGAAGAAGAAAAGTTTGCAGAAAAGTGAACAAAATcgaatattaataattaataatatgctTTAACATTGTAAAGTTGGGGTCAACTttcaaaagttggatttttttgcaacaaaaacagcagcaAAATGGGGGGGAAAAAGAGCATAATGTGAGGAAAATATGAATATTTGTTACCTATGAATATTATTTCGTcattaaaaaaagttgaaatgaaaTAAAAGTAGTTTCATGACCAACCTGAGGACGGTCGGTCCGAGTAGCGCGTGCAGTAAACCCAGGCCGGCCACAGCATCTGTTTGGCGGCGTCAGGTGCGCCGTCGCCCCGCTCCTCCCCCCGGTCCTTCTCCGCCGCCTGGCCGCCTCGCAGCTCACTTTTCCGGGCGTCGTCGGGCCGCCGGAGGCCGTCGGTGAATCCGGAACTGGCGGCTTTGGGCTCAGCTCTCCTTCCGGTGACGCTGGCCTCGCGCGGCGGGCCCGCGCCTTTCCTCTTCCGCCCGAAATCCGCCCTCAAAATGTCGTCGATGTAGAAGTTGGTGTTCCGGTGCACGACGCCGCCGTTCGACTCCCGACCTCCGCCGTCCATGGCGCGCAGAGCCCCGGGAACCCGCGCCCCAATTTACCGCCGCTAAAAAAC
The sequence above is drawn from the Nerophis lumbriciformis linkage group LG33, RoL_Nlum_v2.1, whole genome shotgun sequence genome and encodes:
- the en2b gene encoding homeobox protein engrailed-2b, translating into MDGGGRESNGGVVHRNTNFYIDDILRADFGRKRKGAGPPREASVTGRRAEPKAASSGFTDGLRRPDDARKSELRGGQAAEKDRGEERGDGAPDAAKQMLWPAWVYCTRYSDRPSSGPRSRKAKAARSPTKDDKRPRTAFTAEQLLRLRAEFQNNRYLTEQRRQNLAKDLGLNESQIKIWFQNKRAKMKKSSAEQNSLAARLMAQGLYNHAAKDNKSDSD